In Desulfomicrobium escambiense DSM 10707, the DNA window ATCAAGCGCATCGGCCCCAGCCAGACGCTCCTGATCGAGTCCCTGGCACCGCCGCTGACGGGGGTGCTCGGCATGTTCTTCCTGGGCGAAGCCATCGGCCTGACGGCCTGGCTCGGCATCTTCCTGACCATGTCGGGCATCCTGTGGGTGGTCACGGAGCACCGGCCGCGCCAGCGCCCGAACCTCCCCGGCCTGGCCTTCGCCGCTCTGGCCGCCCTGTGCCAGGCCCTCGGCATGATCCTTTCCCGGCAGGTCATGGTCACCTCCGAGGTCACGCCCCTGTGGGCCGCCCTGGTCCGCCTGGGCGCCGCCAGCCTCGTGCTGTGGGCCGTCATGCCCGTGATCAGGCCGGGGCTGGTGCTGAACCGCGAAACCTGGCGGGACGTGGGCACCGCGCGCCACGGCTGGGCCCTCTTCACCCTGGCCGTGTTCCTGGGCACGTTCCTGGGCATCTGGCTGCAGCAGGCCTCCCTTAAGCTGACCAGCGCGGCCGTGGCCCAGACCCTCATCTCCGTCAGCCCCCTCTTCGCCCTGGGCCTGGCCAGGCTTGGGGGGCACCCCGTGTCCCGGCGCAGCGTCGTCGGCGCCCTGGTCACCCTGTGCGGGGTGGCCCTCTTCTTCCGCTGATCCGCCCCCTTCCCCCGTGGCGGCGCACTGGCGGAGCGACGGGCGGCAGGGCTTGCGTTTTGGCTTCGTCCTGCTATTTCTGACGGCTCCGGACCCGGACATTCATCCCCAGGGGAGCCCCATGACAGATCAGTTTTCCTGTCCCGTGCAGACCCAGGCCGACCCCGTCAGCCTGGTCGTCTTCGGCGCCACCGGGGATCTGGCCATGCGCAAGATCTACCCTGCTCTGGCCTCCCTGTGCCGCAACCAGCTCCTCAGCCACGACACGCGCATCCTGGCCGTGGGCCGCACGGAGATGGACACGGAACAGTACAGAAACCTGCTCGGCGACAGGCTGGCCGGAGCCGTCCCCTCCTCGTGCCTGGCGGATCTCGCCCCCAGGGTGAGCTACCTGCGCATGGACCCTGAGGACCCCGCCTCGGCCCGCTTCCTGGCCCTGGCCCTGAACGAGCTGGACGGCGGCGCCAAGGACCGCCTCTTCTACCTCGCCGTGCCGCCGTCGGCCTACATCCCCCTGGCCACGGCCATCGGCGAGGCCGGCCTGGCCCGACAGGACGAGGACCGGCGCGTGCGCATCGTCGTGGAAAAGCCCTTCGGCCGCGACCTGCCCACGGCCCGTGAGCTGGACGATGTCCTGCACCGCTATTTCCGGGAGAGCCAGATCTTCCGCATCGACCACTACATGGCCAAGGAAACGGTGCAGAACGTCCTGCTGCTGCGCTTCGCCAACGCCCTTTTCGAGCCCGTCTGGAACCGCCGCTACATCGACCACATCCGCATCACCGCGGCCGAGGACCTCGGCATCGGCCACCGCGCCGGGTTCTACGACCAGGCCGGGGTCCTGCGGGACATGTTCCAGAACCACATGATGATGCTCCTGGCCCTGTGCGCCATGGAGCCGCCGTCCCTGTTCGACGCCGAACTGGTCCGCGACGAGCGCTCCAAGGTCTTCCGCTCCCTGCGCCCCCTGGACCTGGAGCGCCTGGACGAGCAGCTGATCCTGGGCCAGTACGGGCCGGGCATGGTCGACGGCAAAACCGTGCCCGGCTACCTGCAGGAGCCCGGCGTGCGGCCGGACTCGACCACGCCGACGTTCGCCTGGATGAAGGTCTATCTGGACAACTGGCGCTGGCAGGGCGTGCCCTTCCACCTCTGTTCGGGCAAGCGCCTGGCGGCCAAGCACACCGAGATCTCGGTGCAGTTCAAGAGCGTGCCCGTGTCCATGTTCCGCAAGACCCACGGCGGCGCCATCCCGCCCAACAGACTGGTCATCGGCATCCACCCGCACGAGGTGGTCCGCCTGGAGGTCCAGACCAAAGGCCAGGGCTCGCGGCTGTGCCTGCAGGGCCAGTCCATGGAGTTTTCCTATGGCGCGGCCTCGGACCTCGGGCGCCTGGACGACTACGCCAAGGTGCTGCTGGACTGCATCACCGGCGACCAGACCCTCTTCTGGCGCCAGGACGCCGTGGAGCTGTGCTGGGGCTTTCTGACCCCGGTTCTCGACCGCTGCGACTGCGCGGATGACGCCTTGCCCCTGCACACCTACGTCGCCGGAGGGCCCGGACCAAGGGAGGCGGACCGCGCCACGCCCTAAAGGGCCACAATTTTCAGCACAACGGACGCACCACCCGCAACCATCAACCCGACACGCATCAGGAGGACCCATGGCCGGTTTCGAAGGCATCAAATGGGCCGGTTCCCAGGCACGCTACACGCTCCACGACAAGGCCTTCGCCATGGTGCCCACGGCCGACAAGGTCCCGGCGGTTTCCCGCTCCATCCACTACGGGATCTGTCTGGCTTTCGAGGGCATCCGCTACTTCATCGGCCCGGCCGAGGACGGCAGCCTGCACATCCAGTTCCTGAACCTGCACAAAAACCTGCAGCGCTTCCGCCGCTCCATCTCCTTCAATCTCGGCACGGCCCAGCAGGCCATGGTACCGACTGAAGAGGAGCTCGAAGGCCTGATCCTGCACTACCTGCGCAGCCCCGAACTGGCGGATTTCATCAGGGACATGGGCGAGACAGGCGGCCAGGGCTACCTGCGCCCCTTCACCGTGGACGAGTCCCAGTCCATTGGTGTGACCTTCCCCGAACGCCCGTCCATCCGCATGGTCACCTGCACCTACGACCGCTACCTGGGCGAGCCCTTCAGCGGCGTGGTCGTGCCCAACCTGGTGCGGGCCGTGGGCGCCAACGGTACGGGCAACCTGAAGCTCGGCGTGAACTACCTCCTGAGCGTCAAGGCCGTGGACGAGGCCAAAAGCATCCTGCCCGAGGCCAGTTCCGCCCTGTTCCTGGACGACCGACTGGACCTGCCCCTGCGCGACCGCCGCATCACGGAATGGGACTCGTCCTGCTGCCTCATCGCTCTGGCGGACGGCACGGTGGTGAAGATTCCCGAGAGCCCGCTCATCCTTCCTTCGGTGACCATCCAGGGCATCTGCGCCATCCTGCGCGAGGACGGCGTGACCGTGGAGGAGCGGGACATAACCTACGGCGAGTTCATGGCCCGGGCCGAGGCCGGGGAGATCGCGGCCATCGCCTCCATCGGCACGGCCGGCATCCTGAACCGGGCCCAGCGCCTGATCATGATCGACGAGAACAACGCGCCCTGCTGCGAGCTGCGCGCCCAGACCGGCCACCCCATGTACCACGCCCTGGGCAGGGCCAGGCAGACCTACTGGGACATCTACCAGGACAAGGCCCCGGTACCGGCGGGAATGACCCTGCAGAGCTACCTGATCTGAAAGCGCCGAACGCCTGAAAAGCGTTCTGGCAAGGCGCGCTCGTGCCCAGCATGGGTAAACCGATTTTGAAGGGCGAAGTGTAGCCGACTACATGAACCCTTCAAAATCGGTGAGCAACGCAGTCCAGAACGCTTTTCAGGTGTTCGGCTGTTGACAACCGGGCCCGGACCCCATATCAGGCTTCCCACACGTGGGGATGTAGCTCAGCTGGGAGAGCGCTGCGTTCGCAATGCAGAGGCCAGGAGTTCGATCCTCCTCATCTCCACCACAGGAAAAATCAGGGTCTGGATGTAAAAATCCGGGCCCTTTTCTCATTTCCTGTCCCCAGGACACCGACTCCAATCCATTCTATCGCCTATAATTCTTGACACTTCAAAGTTGATCGGGCTTAGGTACCAGGCTGCAACACATAGAGCTTCCTCGAACCGGAAGCCTCCTGCCTCTGTAACCAAGACACGATCATGGCACTCAAGAAATCCGAACTCTACTCCTCGCTCTGGCAATCCTGCGACGAACTGCGCGGCGGCATGGATGCCAGCCAGTACAAGGACTACGTCCTCGTCCTCCTGTTCATCAAATACATCTCTGACAAATACGCGGGCCA includes these proteins:
- the zwf gene encoding glucose-6-phosphate dehydrogenase is translated as MTDQFSCPVQTQADPVSLVVFGATGDLAMRKIYPALASLCRNQLLSHDTRILAVGRTEMDTEQYRNLLGDRLAGAVPSSCLADLAPRVSYLRMDPEDPASARFLALALNELDGGAKDRLFYLAVPPSAYIPLATAIGEAGLARQDEDRRVRIVVEKPFGRDLPTARELDDVLHRYFRESQIFRIDHYMAKETVQNVLLLRFANALFEPVWNRRYIDHIRITAAEDLGIGHRAGFYDQAGVLRDMFQNHMMMLLALCAMEPPSLFDAELVRDERSKVFRSLRPLDLERLDEQLILGQYGPGMVDGKTVPGYLQEPGVRPDSTTPTFAWMKVYLDNWRWQGVPFHLCSGKRLAAKHTEISVQFKSVPVSMFRKTHGGAIPPNRLVIGIHPHEVVRLEVQTKGQGSRLCLQGQSMEFSYGAASDLGRLDDYAKVLLDCITGDQTLFWRQDAVELCWGFLTPVLDRCDCADDALPLHTYVAGGPGPREADRATP
- a CDS encoding DMT family transporter, with the translated sequence MTLPFAGEVAALAAAFIWSVATFLYTRTGNRAPAVFLNLVKGAVAVAMLTATILVLDDAAPDLTASQWLWLAGSGVVGISIGDSAYFSAIKRIGPSQTLLIESLAPPLTGVLGMFFLGEAIGLTAWLGIFLTMSGILWVVTEHRPRQRPNLPGLAFAALAALCQALGMILSRQVMVTSEVTPLWAALVRLGAASLVLWAVMPVIRPGLVLNRETWRDVGTARHGWALFTLAVFLGTFLGIWLQQASLKLTSAAVAQTLISVSPLFALGLARLGGHPVSRRSVVGALVTLCGVALFFR
- a CDS encoding aminotransferase class IV, whose protein sequence is MAGFEGIKWAGSQARYTLHDKAFAMVPTADKVPAVSRSIHYGICLAFEGIRYFIGPAEDGSLHIQFLNLHKNLQRFRRSISFNLGTAQQAMVPTEEELEGLILHYLRSPELADFIRDMGETGGQGYLRPFTVDESQSIGVTFPERPSIRMVTCTYDRYLGEPFSGVVVPNLVRAVGANGTGNLKLGVNYLLSVKAVDEAKSILPEASSALFLDDRLDLPLRDRRITEWDSSCCLIALADGTVVKIPESPLILPSVTIQGICAILREDGVTVEERDITYGEFMARAEAGEIAAIASIGTAGILNRAQRLIMIDENNAPCCELRAQTGHPMYHALGRARQTYWDIYQDKAPVPAGMTLQSYLI